One Perca flavescens isolate YP-PL-M2 chromosome 14, PFLA_1.0, whole genome shotgun sequence genomic window carries:
- the LOC114568136 gene encoding probable ATP-dependent RNA helicase ddx6 encodes MATARTENIGPVVMGLNKQNGQLRGQTKPASVQPAPTTQGKTLGAPQIAGGAAQDGGGIKFGDDWKKSLKLPPKDTRVKTSDVTSTKGNEFEDYCLKRELLMGIFEMGWEKPSPIQEESIPIALSGRDILARAKNGTGKSGAYLIPLLERIDLKKDHIQALVMVPTRELALQVSQISIQISKHLGGVKVMATTGGTNLRDDIMRLDETVHVVIATPGRILDLIKKGVAKVDRVQMMVMDEADKLLSQDFVVLIEDIISFLAKNRQILLYSATFPISVQKFMAKHLQKPYEINLMEELTLKGITQYYAYVTERQKVHCLNTLFSRLQINQSIIFCNSTQRVELLAKKITQLGYSCFYIHAKMMQEYRNRVFHDFRNGLCRNLVCTDLFTRGIDIQAVNVVINFDFPKNAETYLHRIGRSGRFGHLGLAINLITSEDRFNLKAIEDQLVTDIKPIPSSIDKSLYVAEFHASGADCDVEEIEEKPGRKQDST; translated from the exons ATGGCAACGGCCAGAACAGAAAACATTGGCCCAGTTGTCATGGGACTGAACAAGCAGAATGGGCAGCTCAGAGGACAGACTAAACCAGCGTCGGTCCAGCCAGCCCCCACAACTCAAGGAAAGACTTTGGGTGCACCCCAGATAGCAGGCGGTGCCGCTCAGGATGGAGGAGGCATCAAGTTTGGAGATGACTGGAAAAAGAGCCTAAAGCTCCCTCCCAAAGACACCAGGGTCAAAACTTCA GATGTGACGTCCACCAAGGGGAATGAATTTGAAGATTACTGTCTCAAGAGAGAGCTCCTGATGGGCATCTTTGAGATGGGTTGGGAGAAACCTTCCCCTATCCAg GAGGAGAGCATTCCCATCGCCCTGTCTGGACGGGATATTCTGGCTCGGGCTAAGAATGGAACAGGGAAAAGTGGAGCCTATCTCATTCCACTGCTGGAGAGAATAGACCTGAAAAAGGACCACATACAGG CACTTGTCATGGTGCCCACCCGTGAGCTGGCACTGCAGGTAAGCCAGATCTCCATCCAGATCAGCAAACACCTGGGGGGAGTCAAAGTCATGGCCACCACCGGGGGCACCAACCTGCGAGATGACATCATGCGTCTGGATGAGACTG TGCATGTGGTCATCGCCACGCCTGGTAGGATCCTGGACTTGATAAAAAAGGGAGTGGCAAAAGTGGATAGAGTCCAGATGATGGTGATGGATGAG GCGGATAAGCTGCTGTCTCAGGATTTTGTGGTGCTCATCGAGGATATCATCAGCTTCCTGGCCAAGAACAGGCAGATCCTGCTCTACTCTGCAACCTTCCCAATCAGCGTGCAGAAGTTCATG GCCAAGCACCTTCAGAAACCCTATGAGATAAACCTGATGGAGGAGCTGACTCTGAAGGGCATTACTCAATACTATGCCTACGTCACAGAGAGGCAAAAAGTCCACTGCCTCAACACACTGTTCTCCAGG CTTCAGATCAACCAGTCGATTATCTTCTGTAACTCCACTCAGAGGGTGGAGCTCTTGGCCAAGAAGATCACTCAGCTGGGCTACTCTTGCTTCTACATCCATGCTAAAATGATGCAG GAATACAGAAACAGAGTGTTCCATGACTTCAGAAATGGACTATGCAGAAACCTGGTCTGCACTG ATCTCTTCACCAGGGGTATTGACATCCAGGCTGTTAACGTAGTCATCAACTTCGACTTCCCCAAAAATGCTGAGACTTACCTCCATCGTATTGGAAGATCAG GGAGGTTCGGTCACCTTGGCTTGGCCATCAACCTGATCACATCGGAGGACCGCTTCAACCTGAAGGCCATCGAAGACCAGCTGGTGACCGACATCAAGCCCATTCCCAGCAGCATCGACAAGAGCCTCTACGTGGCCGAGTTCCACGCGTCCGGCGCCGACTGTGATGTGGAGGAGATTGAGGAGAAACCAGGACGCAAACAGGACAGCACCTAA
- the tomm40l gene encoding mitochondrial import receptor subunit TOM40B, translated as MGSVLAASSPNPPPPASGGAAAAPGLTVPPGFGMPPLSPVIPSTGAGQEQEAESSLPNPGAFEECHRKCKEVFPMQMEGVRLVVNKGLSNHFQVNHTVLLSTTGDSTYRFGATYVGTKQMGPAEFFPIMVGDMDNSGSLNAQIIHQVTSRIRSKLAFQTQQHKFVNWQGDAEIKGEDFTATLTLVNPDVLIGSGIVIAHYLQSITPDLALGGELVYHRRPGEEGTVMSFVGRYTGSNYIATLTLGSAGAHASYYHKANEQLQLGVEFEGSTRMQDTSVSFGYQLDVPKANLLFKGSVDSNWVVGATLEKKLLPLPLSLVLCTFLNHRKNKFQCGFGITIG; from the exons ATGGGCAGTGTTTTGGCTGCCAGCTCCCCCAACCCTCCACCTCCTGCCTctggcggtgctgctgctgcccctGGGTTGACGGTGCCACCAGGCTTTGGGATGCCTCCACTCTCCCCAGTTATACCCTCTACTGGGGCAGGACAGGAGCAGGAGGCAGAAAGCTCTTTGCCTAACCCGGGTGCATTTGAGGAGTGTCATCGCAAGTGTAAAG aGGTTTTTCCTATGCAGATGGAAGGTGTCAGGCTAGTTGTCAACAAGGGTCTTAGCAACCACTTCCAG GTGAATCACACTGTGCTGCTGAGCACCACGGGAGAttccacctacaggtttggtgCTACATATGTTGGAACAAAGCAGATGGGTCCAGCAGAG TTTTTTCCAATCATGGTGGGAGACATGGACAACAGTGGCAGCCTTAATGCCCAGATCATCCACCAGGTCACCAGCAGAATACGATCCAAACTGGCCTTCCAG acacaacaacacaagTTTGTGAACTGGCAAGGCGATGCGGAGATTAAGGGGGAAGATTTTACTGCAACATTGACACTTGTAAACCCAGATGTCCTTATCGGCTCGG GTATTGTTATAGCACACTACCTCCAGTCCATAACGCCGGATCTGGCTCTGGGAGGGGAGCTGGTTTACCACCGCAGGCCGGGGGAGGAAGGCACAGTGATGTCTTTCGTCGGCCGATACACAG GCAGTAACTACATTGCCACGTTGACCCTCGGCTCAGCGGGGGCTCATGCTTCGTACTATCACAAAGCCAACGAGCAG TTGCAGCTCGGTGTGGAGTTTGAGGGGAGCACCCGCATGCAGGACACCAGCGTGTCGTTTGGCTACCAGCTAGATGTGCCTAAAGCTAATTTACTGTTTAAAG GTTCAGTAGACAGTAACTGGGTAGTTGGTGCAACGTTAGAAAAGAAGCTGCTCCCGCTGCCGCTCTCTTTGGTTCTCTGCACCTTCCTCAACCACCGCAAGAACAAGTTCCAGTGCGGTTTTGGCATCACCATCGGTTAG
- the LOC114567578 gene encoding apolipoprotein A-IV, producing the protein MKVLVVLALFSVCNANILWQEPKNNMDLVKDAFWDYVAKATLTAEDSLQQIRQSELGQEVNAKISQSADTVNHYVVALRAQAAPLTQDFMTQFTQEAEQLKARLEKDLTAVSTNMQPYAEEIVAHLQRRVEELKKEVAPYAESMDTEALKAAVLQRSQELKAQLDKSASELQAQMVPYTEEMKQKMEQSLEEFQRSMIPLTQSFETQLTQKVQEIQQNLVQRGEELRARLDATAQDLQAQLTALWESFKKTQ; encoded by the exons ATGAAGGTACTTGTGGTTCTCGCACTTTTCTCTG TTTGCAATGCCAACATCCTGTGGCAAGAGCCCAAGAACAATATGGACTTGGTGAAAGATGCCTTCTGGGACTACGTTGCTAAAGCGACACTGACTGCTGAGGACTCCCTGCAGCAGATCAGACAGTCTGAGCTGGGACAGGAAGTGAA cgCCAAGATCTCTCAGAGCGCAGACACAGTGAATCACTACGTCGTTGCTCTGCGGGCTCAGGCCGCTCCTCTGACCCAGGACTTCATGACTCAGTTTACCCAGGAGGCCGAGCAGCTGAAGGCTCGTCTGGAGAAAGATCTGACCGCTGTGAGCACCAACATGCAGCCATACGCTGAGGAGATAGTGGCGCACCTCCAGAGGCgggtggaggagctgaagaaggaGGTGGCCCCCTACGCTGAGTCCATGGACACCGAGGCCCTGAAGGCCGCCGTGCTGCAGAGGAGCCAGGAGCTGAAGGCTCAGCTGGATAAGAGCGCGagcgagctgcaggcccagATGGTTCCCTACACCGAGGAGATGAAGCAGAAGATGGAGCAGAGTCTGGAGGAGTTTCAGAGGAGCATGATCCCCCTGACCCAGAGCTTTGAGACCCAGCTGACCCAGAAAGTACAGGAGATCCAGCAGAACCTGgttcagagaggagaggagctgaGGGCCCGGCTGGATGCCACTGCTCAGGACCTGCAGGCTCAGCTGACTGCTCTGTGGGAGTCTTTCAAGAAGACCCAGTAA